From the Lathyrus oleraceus cultivar Zhongwan6 chromosome 4, CAAS_Psat_ZW6_1.0, whole genome shotgun sequence genome, one window contains:
- the LOC127073757 gene encoding uncharacterized protein LOC127073757, with amino-acid sequence MLAQYPRNSCFLVPHFFSPTVPMTTSPHRSGGESDGNGDKRPRHFDTKTKSICWTKADTVPGRHPERWRKDAAGNIVCKRFFNCLGCLCYEYDHIIPFSKGGESTADNCQILQSRVNRLKSDKYEIDSDKLKGYSCDINFTDKELDIIEMAVYGDVIRPGNQCRCRTVDEMLGKFKAKAKDNTDACKLP; translated from the exons ATGCTTGCACAATATCCAAGAAACTCTTGCTTTTTGGTTCCTCACTTTTTCTCCCCAACTGTTCCCATGACTACCTCGCCGCACCGTTCTGGCGGCGAAAGCGACGGCAACGGCGACAAAAGACCAAGACATTTCGACACAAAGACAAAGAGCATCTGCTGGACAAAGGCTGATACTGTACCCGGCCGTCACCCAGAAAGGTGGCGTAAAGACGCCGCCGGTAACATTGTCTGCAAACGCTTCTTCAACTGCCTTGGTTGCCTCTGCTACGAGTACGATCATATCATCCCTTTTTCCAAAG GTGGTGAATCAACAGCTGATAATTGCCAAATACTTCAATCAAGAGTTAATAGATTGAAATCGGACAAATATGAGATTGATTCGGACAAGTTGAAAGGCTACTCTTGTGATATCAATTTTACTG ACAAGGAGCTTGATATAATTGAGATGGCTGTTTATGGTGATGTAATCCGGCCAGGAAACCAGTGTAGATGCAGAACTGTTGATGAAATGCTTGGAAAGTTTAAGGCGAAAGCAAAAGACAACACAGATGCGTGCAAGTTGCCATAG
- the LOC127073758 gene encoding protein IMPAIRED IN BABA-INDUCED STERILITY 1 has protein sequence MGCVFVKQGVSVTPAVDHSVDSERNSSITNKNKKKKKDSGESVGLSWSEVGESGRTSLNGGNESLSFRLGNLSKYVEGEQAAAGWPAWLSAVASEAIHGWVPLRSDAFEKLDKIGQGTYSSVFRAKEIETGKIVALKKVRFDNFEPESVRFMAREIMILRRLDHPNIIKLESLITSRLSCSIYLVFEYMEHDVTGLLSKPEINFTESQIKCYMKQLLSGLEHCHSRGVMHRDIKGSNLLVNNEGILKVADFGLANFCNSGSKQPLTSRVVTLWYRPPELLLGSTDYGPSVDIWSVGCVFGEFLVGKPILKGRTEVEQLHKIFKLCGSPPDEYWKRTKLPHVTLFKPQQPYDSCLRETFRDFPASSVNLLQNLLSIEPNKRGTASSALSLEYFKTKPYACDPSSLPVYPPSKEIDAKHDEETKRKKIAGRVCGPEKRRSSRKPVGLSKLPLPEDLTRQTQTSQKTDDRSVRILKEDNTNIGDEASKRSGGKPEDASDMKNASQVDIPFHGPLQVSKSSGFAWAKRRKDDTTSIRSHTRSISKGHIFNSLETCTQNSRNICDDNENNENKEGFGGRTSSRGHDVFEISKLVVQNQWSKFDRPDSFDTCEEYHSQELSMMVYHREDSLSKRSNRSYQDQGEKVEFSGPLISQMHTVDELLERHERHIRHTVRRSWFQRGKKRGN, from the exons ATGGGTTGTGTGTTTGTGAAGCAAGGGGTGTCTGTGACACCTGCCGTGGACCACTCTGTGGACTCGGAGAGGAATAGTAGTATTACTAACAagaacaagaagaagaagaaagatagTGGTGAGTCAGTTGGACTGAGTTGGAGCGAGGTGGGTGAGTCAGGGAGAACGAgtttgaatggtggaaatgaGTCTCTGAGTTTCAGGTTAGGGAATCTTAGTAAGTATGTGGAGGGAGAACAAGCCGCCGCCGGATGGCCGGCTTGGCTTAGCGCGGTTGCTTCGGAAGCTATTCATGGTTGGGTGCCTCTCCGTTCTGATGCATTTGAAAAGCTTGACAAG ATTGGGCAGGGAACGTATAGTAGTGTTTTTCGAGCCAAGGAGATTGAGACGGGGAAGATAGTGGCGTTAAAGAAGGTGAGATTTGACAATTTTGAGCCAGAAAGTGTCAGGTTTATGGcaagagaaattatgattctTAGAAGACTTGATCATCCCAACATCATTAAACTGGAGAGTTTGATTACTTCAAGGTTGTCTTGTAGCATCTACCTTGTATTCGAGTACATGGAGCATGATGTCACAGGGCTCTTGTCAAAACCGGAAATCAACTTTACTGAATCACAG ATTAAATGCTACATGAAACAGTTGTTATCTGGTTTAGAGCACTGTCACTCGAGGGGTGTAATGCACCGGGACATCAAAGGATCGAATCTTCTGGTGAATAACGAAGGGATATTAAAGGTAGCGGATTTTGGATTGGCGAATTTCTGTAATTCCGGGAGCAAACAGCCGCTCACCAGCCGAGTTGTCACATTATGGTATCGTCCTCCAGAGCTTTTGCTTGGTTCAACAGACTACGGTCCGTCTGTGGATATTTGGAGTGTTGGTTGTGTATTTGGAGAGTTTCTAGTTGGGAAGCCGATACTTAAGGGGAGAACAGAG GTTGAACAATTGCACAAAATCTTCAAGCTTTGTGGCTCTCCGCCGGATGAATACTGGAAAAGGACCAAACTACCTCACGTGACTTTGTTCAAGCCACAGCAACCATATGATAGTTGCCTAAGAGAAACATTTAGAGATTTTCCTGCAAGCAGTGTAAATTTGTTACAAAATCTTCTTTCTATAGAACCAAACAAACGCGGAACCGCCTCATCTGCTCTCTCATTGGAG TATTTCAAAACAAAACCTTATGCGTGTGACCCGTCAAGCTTACCAGTATACCCGCCTAGCAAAGAGATCGATGCAAAACACGACGAGGAAACAAAAAG GAAAAAGATTGCTGGGCGAGTTTGTGGACCTGAAAAAAGAAGATCATCGAGAAAGCCAGTAGGACTGAGTAAATTACCACTACCAGAG GATTTGACAAGGCAAACTCAAACTTCACAAAAGACAGATGATAGATCTGTTCGCATCCTTAAAGAAGACAACACTAACATAGGCGACGAGGCATCAAAGCGATCCGGTGGTAAACCAGAAGATGCTTCCGATATGAAAAATGCATCTCAAGTTGATATTCCCTTTCATGGACCAttacaagtttcaaaatcaagTGGATTTGCATGGGCGAAAAGGCGTAAAGACGACACCACTTCAATTAGATCCCACACTCGATCTATTTCTAAAGGACATATATTTAATTCATTAGAAACTTGTACACAAAACTCAAGGAATATTTGTGATGATAATGAAAACAATGAAAATAAGGAAGGTTTTGGAGGACGAACCAGCTCCAGAGGCCATGACGTATTTGAAATTTCTAAGTTAGTTGTGCAAAACCAATGGAGTAAGTTTGATCGCCCGGATTCATTTGATACTTGTGAAGAGTACCACTCGCAAGAACTGTCGATGATGGTTTATCATAGAGAAGATTCCCTCTCGAAGAGAAGTAATCGG AGTTATCAGGATCAAGGAGAGAAGGTTGAATTTTCAGGGCCACTAATATCTCAAATGCATACAGTTGATGAGCTCTTAGAAAGACATGAACGCCACATTCGGCATACAGTCCGAAGATCATGGTTTCAGAGAG GTAAGAAGCGTGGGAATTAA